ATGCAATTCATGATTCTGTgcccaagaaaataaaagaggaTACTAGTTTTTATGCTCCGTCTTTATCATCTATccaacataaaatttaaactaaacaattttttgataaattaaaatacatcaGTTGGTCAACTTGTTAGCTGTAATAGCATTAATTGATTGCTTATCAGCccggttttattttatatttttcttcgaAAGAAAGATTATGCAATTTCTTATATTTCCTTAAAGGATTATTGAAAAGATATTAACTTTTCGAGTCTCTGCTAAAAATGTTGACAAACTAGAAGAAATTTCGAGTCTTGACTATTCGAAAGATGATTCTCCCAAGAGCATTTAACTTAACGTGGCAAGCTTCTAAACTATGCTAGTGATACCTTGGGTTGACATGTGGAGTATTCAAGTACGTGTCAGCCTTAATTCTTTGCGTGTTAACTATGATTACGTAGTTTTGTTGAAAAgcatttaaaaataagaaaaccatATTTAACCATATTTATTGCCATTAATCATCATCATTTCAAGCCCAAAAATAACTTTGGTCGTGTCTGGTGGATTAGTGACAAGAAGCGCACAGAAGGTTAAAGCCTACCCAGTACCAACACGGTTTCTGGAGTTGATGGTAATATGGCTGATCTCTCGAGGGTAGATTAGTCAAGAAATAAGAACCTTCGTGGGAATCAAGGTACGGTTTCAGAAAGTTGCTTCGTTATGACTGGAACAAGTGTCGTTTAGCTGTAATAATAGGACGTGAATAACTGTGTCGTAAATGTGATTGATGTTTAAAAATGAATTCCCTAATCAACTACGTTAATaagtaaactaaatcgatacaAGTTGAATCAGGATATCTAATACACGTATCTAAATATCCTTATCTACATACCATCATCGAACTGAGATATGATTCATGTGAACTATAATATACAAGAGACATGTGAAATTATTCCAATCGATTGTAAGTTGAAAACCCATAAACTTTATAGATATATACTGCATACAAAAGATTATCACGGTCTAGCTAGTTAATTAACATAGATATGGAAACAAACACACTATAACTCGCGAAATGCATATCGGATTCTCTCAATCTTCCTGTTCTTTCCACGTCGAAAGATATTCCAAATATGTAAACAATAACTTGCAAGTGTTTCCTTATATTTGGATTAAGTGACAAATCAGAAGCAGTAGGATAATTATTAATGTCTTCATCATAGGTTAATGatatataacaaaaacttaTTCCTCATTGTATTCTCTGCTATAATTTTTATGCAAATATTATCAGAAAATAGtattactatttattattttgtatactaTAATTTTCATACACAGGTTACAATAAATAATAGGCAGTCCCTAAGATCCCCAACAACAATGACATACATTTCATTCTCCTGCAAGGCTGCAAAATGTCAATAACAAACGTATTTTAAGCAACcgtatacacacacacacatacagttttttttttattattattctttgaAGAAAGAGAGATAAATTTACATAATCGGATGTAATGTATGGTTTTAGTGGCACATGAACGTacaattttatcaaaatctgaTGGTCAGTGTAATCGAGGGCTTATCGAAAAGCCAGAACAGAGATACAGTAAACGATTCTTTAGAAACAATATGCGATTTCATAATTCAACCTCACATATACACAGATAAGCTTGGGTTTATAAATTCGTTCCAATTTCTAAGCTAGATACGCTAAACTAACCAATTTGTATTCAAACATATTAGAACTAGTCAATGACAAAAAATAAAGTATGGCCATTTTAGTATCTGCACAGAAAAGCTTTTACTAATTTTCAATAATCTCCATCAGTAATCATTTTAGTAAGATTAAAACTTTCCAAACGAAGTTGCTAATTACACTGGTATCAATCAAATAACCATGAAATGTAAGAAAAACAGGTTTTCACAGAAGGAAAAAAtagtaagaaaataagaaaaatagagtaaaaagaCGGTTTAAAATAAGAAGTGTCACAATGCATGAAAAAATTTAATAACTGGACTGTCTTTAGGTTTAAGACATTTATTACTCATATATTTCCCCACTCTCTATTCTGGGTCCCAGTTCCCCATTAACCATACTCAACTAACCATAGTTAAATCATCAATCTTGAACCCCTGtcatttgaatttttcttttaaatacataataatatttattgttcatatttattaatttttatttctcctattaattattttattccgTCTTAGCAACATTCACCACACCATCATCTTATTATaacatcttcctcttcttcttccaaaagttgtttttaacattttaatataaaaaccatcaaaTGATCTCCAAAAGTTGATTAGCTCTCTCTTCGTTTCTGAATACCAAACTTTTGTTTTGAGCTTttaacctaaaccctaattttcgtTTTCTTTCCTCTCAAGATTatctttgaaaataattaagCCATCGATGCTTGAAGTTGGAGCAATGGATATGACTCCTAAATCTCCTGAACCCGAGTCCGAAACACCAACCCGGATCCAACCAGCTAAACCGATCTCCTTCAGCAACGGAATCATCAAACGCCACCACCACACACTCACCGTCACCTACAAAGAATGCCTCAAGAACCACGCTGCCGCGATTGGCGGTCACGCGCTCGACGGTTGCGGCGAGTTCATGCCTTCTCCTTCCTCCACGCCTTCCGATCCAACTTCCCTCAAGTGTGCCGCCTGCGGTTGCCACCGTAACTTCCACCGCCGTGACCCCGACGACACCTCCCTCACTTCCGCCGTGCCTCCACCGTCTCTCCCTCCATCCTCCACCACCGCTGCTATCGAGTACCAGCCTCACCACCGTCACCACCCGCCTCCACCGGCTCCTCCTCTCCCTCGCAGCCCTACTTCCTCCTCTCCGCCGCCTATCTCCTCTTCTTACATGCTCCTCGCTCTCTCCGGTAACAATAAACCCGGCGGAAACAGCTTACCGTTCTCAGATCTCAACTTCGCCGCCAACAACCTCTCcactcaccaccaccaccacaaccaCAACCACCATACTCCAGGCTCCCGGAAGCGGTTCAGGACTAAGTTCAGCCAAACTCAGAAAGACAAGATGCACGAGTTCGCCGACCGTATCGGCTGGAAGATTCAGAAGCGCGACGAGGACGAGGTGCGCGACTTCTGCCGCGACGTCGGTGTTGATAAAGGCGTGCTCAAGGTCTGGATGCACAATAACAAAAACACCTTCAACACCCGCCGCGACCAGCCGTTCTCCGGCGACACCACCGTCCAGAAGATCGACAACGGCGTCGCTGTTTCTGGCGGcaagaatattaataataataataataataataataataacaacgCGGTGGATGTTGGCGTTCACGGTGGAAACGGTTTAGAACACGACCTGCACGGCGGCGATGGTGGGAGGTTTGAGAGTGATAGCGGCGGAGCTGCCGCTAACGGGTCGTCGTCTACGTCGTGAAGATGAGAAACTGTTGTTGTTTTGCAGGGAAAGAGCAATAAAGAAGCTTAAGCTTTTGTTTAGCTTAGATCATAGAGTAAGCGCTGCTATTATCATCGTTAATacgtttattaatattaattaaactcctttttagctctttttcttcttttttttttattattagtttgttTTCCGACATTACCATGAACTTGTCTCAAGGAGGTAATGATATAACACGTTCAGGAGTTCATTTGATCTTTTCATGCAAGTGAAGTTTATATTAACTAATCACCCGATTCAGTAACTATACTAGAAATCGATTTTTGGTAAATCACATGAACCCTAATTAATAATTGCAtgcaatttttaataaattaagtaatattatttGGCTTCTTATCTTCAAAGTACTTTGTCGCTTAATTTAATATGCGATCGAACTAAGATCTAGGTGTCCTTTTCGTAAATCTGTCTTTATTCTTTGAGAAAAGAGacagtttttaattaaatgtattaaatattaattattaaatattattttaatttccaaTGAttagttatcttttgtttattgAAACCCAAGATTCATTGGATAATCTAAGCTTAATTTCCTCATTAATCCATTTTCCTGTCGTCGCTTACATTCCCACTATCCGTTTTGGGTATATACGCTATATACGCTCATGTTTTCGTTATTCTTAAAGTACAAGATAAACAAGGCATGTAATATATAATTGGgatctaattattattattaaagttCTATATAGGGGTTTAGGGCGTGGAGGTAATCATTAACTTTACGAATAATCTAAATAACTTTACATTTGGGAAACGTAGAGATGCAGCCGGGATTATGCGATAGACTTAAGACAATTTAGATACTAGTCGTGATTAGCACATGTCGGCTTACCAAACAAAACAAGCATAACTATGTAATTAGATTATAATATTGTGTTATCTCCAAAGGGGGTTTGTTGATATTAATAacgaaacaataaaaaatactttGCCATTATTTTACTCAATTCGTGAAGTCACGAATCTCTTTTTCGTGGTGGGGACATGACTTTTAAACACAGGCTGAGGTTATGGCCCTAACTGCCATGTACCATGTGCACAGTGCACCActtctaatttaaatttttctgaCGTAACTAATGCAAATAAAATGGTACCTTTTCGTATTTGATTTTATCATACAAGTTTTTTTGGAAAAGTTCGCTGTCTGGTATAttatatatggtatatatgACAACAATAATAACCTAGGTCGACCTAATTTATAGAATTAAATATTAGTGGGATATAGACTTTGATTGGAAAGTGCCAACCATGCTGAAATGATGCTGCTATGCAATAAGGTATATAGTTTATACGTTTTACCAATTTGATGAAACGCGATTTACATTCAACAATTCTCTTATTATCATTATGGAGGGTTTCTTGTAAATATTATAgtaattctttatataattaatttttaaaatgaataaataatgaAGGGCAAGTGTATAAAGCAATTCATTGCTAGCACGAAGAGATATGGAGATAAGGGATCTCCTTGCCGAAGTCCGCGAGTACCCTTGAAGTATCCGTAAGAGGAACCATTGAATCCAAGGGAAAAAGAAGCAGAACAGACGCAAGCCTCGATCCAGCGGATCATCAGTTCCGGAACATCAATGCTCCTAAGACATTGGAAGATGAACCCCCAGCGGATGGTGTCGAAGGCTTTAGCAATGTCTACTTTGATGGTAACTCTCTTGGGCCCTCCTTCCTTGTGGTAACCTTGAAGAATTTCCGAGGCTAGGATCGTATTTTCAATGAGCAGGCGCCCCTGAACGAATGATGTCTGATTAGGGAGAATGACTTCTGGCAGAATGATCTTTAGGCGCTTGACCAGCAATTTAGATATTGTCTTGTACGTGGTGTTGCAGCAGCTGATAGGTCTATAATCCGTGATTGCTGAAGCTCCTGGTCGTTTTGGGACCAAGGTAAGAATCGTTGCATTTGTGGAGGAGGGCAGAAACCCGGTTTCAAAGAACTTGCGTATGGAGACCACAGTCTCCTCTCCTACAACTGGCTAAGAGGATTTGAAGAACGCAGAGGTAAAACCATCTGGTCCCGGTGACTTGTTAGGGTTTAGCTTGAGGATTGTCTTTGCAATTTCTGTAGTATCAGGGAGAGAAGATAGTATGGTCTGTTGAACGGGGGAGCACCTGAAAGGCAGCAACTCTAGGAACCAATGAAAGGGGGATGATAGAGGAGGGAGATGAACAGGGGAGAGAATGCTCTGAAAGTGTGCAAGTGCAATCTCACAAAGTTCAATCGAGTCCGTGACAAGTAGGCCACATGGAAGCTGAAGAGAGCGGATCGGGTTGTAGGAGTTCCTTGCTGCAGCCACTCTCATGAAGAACAAAGTGTTTTGGTCTCCAAGTCGCAGCCAGTTGATCCTCGACTTCTGCTTGAAGAACGCTTCCTCTACCCCTCGCAAAAAGGTCCAGTGAGTAATCAGATCCTTTTCTGCTTGGAAGTTTCCTTCATTCGGTTGATTTAGACATTGAACCTGCACATCTTTTAACAAACTGTTAGTAGAAATAACTCTCTTTTGGATATCTGAAAATTTGTCTCTCGCAAGTGTTTTCATCACTCTCTTTAatccttttattttaaaacccaGGGTCGAAAGATCAGTCGCTACGCTTCCACTCTGAAACCAGGCAGTCTCAACCACTTGCAAAAAGGATGGGTGTTGGGGTAGGAAGTTTTGGAATTTGAAAGGCTTGGTACCAGCTTGGGGAAGGGGACAGGCTAGGTCTATAAGACAGGGAGAATGATCAGAGAACTCATGGGCGAGGAAAGAAGCCACACTGTTAGGGAAGGATTCCAGCCACACACTGTTTATCAAAGCCCGGTCTAGTTTTTTAGTAACAGGGGCTGAAGGGTTCTTGTTTGTCCATGTGTTAGCACAGCCTTGGAATCTAAGATCAGAGACACCAAGCTGGTTGAGGTTATCTTTCAGCTCGAGCATATCAGTGGAAAGGTGGTCTACTGTAGGTGATGAATGCTCTTGGTAGTGAGTAATCTGATTGAGATCACCACCTATCAACCACTTTTTATTGCTTGTCTCACTTATTGAATAAGTCGGCCAAGGAGGGGAAATTTGATTATCACTCTAAATGTAAAAGAACAGAATTAACTCACCTTTCCTTTGCAGATGATCTCCTCATCTTCTCAGACGGCTCTCCACGCTCAGTCACTAATATTCTAGAGATCCTAAACGACTTTGAAGCTCGATCAGGCCTTGCAGTGAGCATCGATAAGACGTCTCTCTTCGCAGCAGGGCTGAAGCCTCATGAACTAACGCAGCTCAAAGCCGCAACGGGTCTCACTGAAGGCGTGCTGCCGGTAAGATACCTAGGGGTCCCCCTCTGCACTAAGAAGTTATCCATGCTCCACTGTGCTCCGCTTATTCAATCAATCAAGACAAAACTCCACAGCTGGACAGTGAGATCACTCTCGATGGCAGGCAGACTTCAGCTACTCTCCACGGTGATAGCTAGAATTATAAATTTCTGGTCATGTGCTTTCATTCTCCCCCAAGCTTGCGTTGATGAGATTGACTCGCTCTGCAGTAAGTTTCTATGGAAAGGCAAAACGGATGGTGCCAATGCAGCAAAAGTCGCGTGGATGAAGGTCACTACACCTAAGCAGGAAGGCGGGCTTGGGCTTAGGAAGATCTCCACTTGGAATTTGGCTTCTGTACTTAAACTGATTTGGATACTCTTTTTCAAGCAGGAATCAATTTGGTCTCGGTGGTACATAACTGAAGTTTTGGAGGGCAACCTCAATAACTTCTGGGTCATTAACACAAAGCAGAAAAACTCCTGGTTAGCCAACAAGCTTCTACTTCTCAGAGATACAGCCTACAACTGGATCAAGCATCTTGTGGGTAATGGGGAAACAACTTACTTTTGGACTTCTCATTGGTCACCATTTGGAAATATCAGGAAGTTCTTGGAGGGGAAATCTTGCATGACGGTGGGAATCCCCTACTCTACGACCTTAGCTGAATTATGGGTGACAGACCACTGGGTTCTCCCACCGGCGAGATCTGAAAAGCAAGTACTCATCTACGCATTCCTCACTTCGCTCCAGCTAACTGACTCAGTAGACAAGAGGGACTGGTGCCCACAAGGTACGCCTATGGCCTCCTACTCTATCCGCTTGATTTATGATGCACTGAGAGATGAATGCCCCACTGTTCCGTGGCACAAACTGGTGTGGTTCGGGAGTGGTATCCCAAAACACAAAATCAGATCTTGGCTCATGGTACTAGACCGCTGCCCTACTCGCGACCGTATGCTCCAATGGGGACTGCAAACGGACAGTCGCTGTCTGCTCTGTAACACCTACGCTGAATCAAGATCGCATATCTATTTTGAGTGTGATTACTCTTGGGCTATTTGGTCGCCGCTTGCTCTCCGATGTGGCTTCACGCCCAGGCGTGATTGGGAAGCACAGCTGCAACAGCTCCAGGCGTTCAAAGGGACAAAAATACACCAAACACTTCTCCTCCTCGCTTGGCAAGCCTCTCTATACACCATCTGGACGGAGAGAAACAGCAGACTACATAGACATTCTTTCCGATCTTCAACCTCCATCATCTCTGAGATAGATCACACCATCAGACGAAGAATCGCCTCTCTCCGATCCGTTCAACCAGCTCAGGCTTCAGCTCTACTCCAAATGTGGTTCTCTAACTCTCCTACGAACTGATTACCGGTCTCTTTCACTCTCCTCAGTTGAGATTGGGTTCTATAATGTTCTATCTTGTTTCATGCTTTTGGGTCTGTTGGCCCACTGGTAGTAGCCTGTAACATTTGCACTCTTATGCTTTAAATAGaatatcttttatcaaaaaaaaaaagtgtataaAGCATGAATTAGTAAGACTCTCTTGTATTGAGAATCAACAATTCtcttatcttttttcttttgaacaacCAACAACTCTCTTATCTATTGAGTAAAAATCAATCAATCTCTTGCCGATCGATTTAtgataaacattaaaaaaattctcttatcttaagttaattttttcattttttttatctcacGAGAATTTTCAATTAGTTatctttttttggtataaaCTTATTCACTATATTTTTcgttttatcaaaatttataatgtatCAGTCATAAGTGCTAGGTGTGACGATGTTTTAACAGTTTTGGCATAGTGGTAGATTTGAAATAAATGTGCAGCTGTGATCAACTTCTTTTAGCATCATCCATCCTCACAACTTTTTGTTACAATAATATAATGCAACATATATTCTTTTAATGGTTCTTTTACTCAGATTTTAACAACATGCTACGTAAATTTTCtcgaaccaaaatttaaattttacgtAAGTCTTGATAACGggagttttaatttttagatgCAGAAAAAAATAAGGACGAAGTGGGATAGCATAAACTGGCAAAAGGCTTATTCGGAGAAAGTTGAGATTTGTGGAATCAAAGACCAAATCGTTTGTATCTTTTCCCACTcctttatattataaataaattattagtgtatgaaaaaaatacaatgGAACCTAGAACATTATCTAGATAACATCCTCTGAGTTGAAAATCACCAAGTAGAGGACCACGTAAttacacaaaaacaaaacagcCTATTAAATAGAAAAGTCATCTTAATCGTACTTAGCCTTTTCCTTTATCAAAAATTGTACTTAACCATTCTGGTACATAAACTaaactaaaagtaaaattatacaaatataatataattattgatGCAAGTCAGTAAAATTGCGGTGTACCATTATAAAGAGCCTAAcaattttgtatataaagttataaaaacaactagattttgatccacgCTCCCGCGCGGATGTTGGATTTAACTTGCgttcaatgtaaatttataagccattgattttataaaatatccatttatatttttatgttttgtaaaatatatttagagtataatatattatattataatatagatgtttgataataattttttatttgtacgtaatattatatttataattttataacttgatgcaatttgatgtaattgtatataatattcatataataacctattgatttttttgtttatttatttaaaaatgatttaattttttacagtaggtttttatgaattattattaatgttatgatatttggttttcttgaaaattttattatagcagattaatatactatatattataatttgtgttttattttcagcaaaaagaaataacaattcattgtaattaattttattttttttattttaagtgaagtggcagatttgtaaataagaaagaaatataatggctaaatgtgtaaataaaaagaaatatttaatctgGTACCCGTGTTTCCAAATAATTCTCATTTAATCTGCTATCCAAGTTTTCAAACGACAGAATCTGTAAATGAGAAAGAAATACAATGactaaatatgtatataaaaaatatttaatctgctaTCATTGTTTTCAAACAACTTTCATTTAATCTACTATGTAAATTTCCAAACAGcaccaaaaaatatttctattttaataatgtaGATGAGTCTTATTTATCGGTCTATTTAGACGATAATAATATAATGATGACATTAACATAAGTAATATTATTGATAAGAGTATTAAATGAggaaatatttagttattttgatttttatttttttttggaaatttctTTGGGAATAAAGATTATTTCACTTTTATGTGGTCCTTTTTCTCAAACCACTTATACCTTATTTTTGTATTGTCAAGATTTGTCTCCAATGcgtttcatttcttttcaaCTTTAATCCAGCACACGATAATTAAACACGTTTTATGTTTCGTGAAAATTAACATTCATAACTTATCTTTATCATCGGGAGAATTTCCATCcgtatattatgtatatatatgatacAATTAAAAATTGCATATTAGAAGTAAAAGCATTGAAAACAATCATAGTGGCTGAAACacatttaagtatttttatttgtttatatattgtGAAGATTCCATAACCATCTGTTTCATCTTTCACGTTTCCGCATCTATAGGAATATTAGTTTTTCTTTATTCTTCCTTGTCACATTAGACGATCATAGTGGCTAAAAGTAATTCAAtaatcatattatttattttggatataaagattataaataaGCTAAAAATGAGGGGAAACCTGATTTCTGATATGAACTCGTTTTTAAAATCTCATcgctcaatatatatatagggaaAATTGTCAAAAAAACAACAATTCGGCATAATTGtctttttgatataattttttccaTTTTGTCTTCCTTTTACCTTTACCATTTctgaaacttaataaaataaatagtttcatgaatcaaaatttttattaaaaatataaacaattaataaaccATCCATATAcacaaaatgatattttttgtttgaaaacttgatatataaaaaatttaaatttctttcTACTAAAAGTTGATTTCGTCTTCTACGGAAAATAGGTTAGTAGAAAACAAATTCTAGATTACACAAATTCATCTACGTTTTTAGAACGAACAatctacttttaattaaaattctaaatatggaGAATACGAATTCTACTAATTGTAAAGATATCTACTTTTCTCTAGACTACAGtttctatttttatgaaatattctAAAATTCCCGGAATGCAAAATCTAGACATTACTCGTACGTCTAAATAAGGTAGATATTACATTTTGGATTTTTGTCATGGTTTTACACAGTGTAGAATGTGtcttctacggataagaaaacatatatattgcaaaaattaaagaaattttagttaagaaaataatctaaaaatattctaacttcTTAAAACGTGTTTTGATCGAATTGCCttgtcaaaatattaaaaaatatatatatgattttgcCTTTTATTCTACATCAATCTATGATTATGAAATACTTTGTGATTTTCTCAAACTCTTGTTCTATGATGCATATCTAGACAACAGGTGGTGTAGGGAATTAGGTGCAACCACTGGTTTTTTTGGCTGATGACAAATGGAGGGGGGTAAACTACTGTTATTTGAATCAAGTTCTGACTTAAaggatttaaaaagaaaatgattttgGAAGGTTTTGATGTGGAAGAAGATAGCTAAGCCGATTTGGAGTTGAGTAATAGATTTGGTATTAGTGAGCACAGCAGAGCAACTTTGTGTTTACAAAACAAATGTCTCTTCTTCTCATCCGTCTCTCCAAGCTCTCTTCCCAAAACAACAATGTTTGCGTATGTAAAACACAACTGAGTTTGAGCTTGTTAGACAAGATCTGATGTATGAGTTTACAATGGACAGATCCACGAGtgctgatgttaggagttttcaaggctcctaagacaaatgctgtagtataaatgattgtcgaaccagttctgagagatatcaaagcaccgagaatgcaagtaatcacttaatctaagtgcaatcaatgatttagatgggtttttaaactatgactaattaaaagaaataactaaatgatactttcttaactattggaaaagagaactcatggatatagggattagacctcgggtgatcaagtttcgaactaaagatggcaaacgatcaatcaatctattaaccttaagcttggacacaatcctaaacaaactctatgtctagatgaatgttcatttacttaacacaattcaaacatcaaatgtctttggttgaataatatgaaagcaatcataactagcaagtccaatggctatcttagcacctctaacaacaaatgtctttggcaaagtatgctaaaagctaagaagagttgtctcgggcatttcctcgaacacctttcggggggAAATGCCTAAGGCTCAActactgagtggccaactcagaagatgcattatgctCACTcaactagcaaggaaatatgaatgatctacgctaaaacatcctagttctaacctaatcaccctcaatctccctaacccatgaattcaaaaggtgattactcactaatctccatgattcctcttaaacccatgttggatttcagattaatcatgtagagaaactcAGGAAAAATAGATAAGAACACaaaattctcaataataaactgatcaattgattcaaagagatgactttccaaaggtttttggtggtttttctaagaacaaagatAATCCCCTcttggtggcttacagagtattaaaacataggttttcagaataaaaaacgtgcataataaaatgacaaaaaggcccttgagaaaacatgaattcgagCAGATAGGCGacgcgcagcgacctcggcAAGTCGCTCCAGCACgtcgctctgggcttcgggagcgacctcagggtgtcgctgcgagaggtcgctccggcttCAGTTTTGAGCTCTGTTTCGTCAAAAGAGCGAGCGACTTCAGGACCGCTCCAACgtggtcgctccgagaggtaaGGCACAGCGACTTCAGGACGTCGCTCCGGttaggtcgctccgagaggtaaGGCACAGCGACTTCATCGTGTCGCTGCGGTTAGGTCGCTCCGGTGTGTTGCTCGTCCGCtgatcactttaaacacttcttttgagctccaaatgcacccaaacgtctccaagaactccatgtgatactccaatacctgataaggactcatgtatgcaaaatgcaacctaaacatgactaaatcctaatctatatgatcaaaatgcatatGGAtggatggataaaacaatggaaatatgcatgatatcaactcccccaaacttgttctttgcttgtccacaagtgaactttctagagcTCATAGGGAGAGAaatttgaaggtgggagctcatagccaaaagaaacaccactaGCAAATATaattagcacactctcttattacactctagcttctctaggcctatctcaactccttttgtccctacactcatcatcaagcatccacacattcaaatcaaccaactctcacattcattaagcacaaaacatcaggtgaattcttgcaaatggtccgttggtccaagtcatttggttgggtaagggaaggcttttattcaagtgattccagaggttcaaaacatatgatctttaaggtggtttactctcaaaacaagtagccttgacattgcacataatatatctaagaaagggaccaactcatgcatacaatgctcaatctccattgttctacccttttcccaaacatacaattacacaatcattcccaaatgtcaaacccaactc
This genomic interval from Brassica napus cultivar Da-Ae chromosome A6, Da-Ae, whole genome shotgun sequence contains the following:
- the LOC125610030 gene encoding uncharacterized protein LOC125610030 — encoded protein: MLELKDNLNQLGVSDLRFQGCANTWTNKNPSAPVTKKLDRALINSVWLESFPNSVASFLAHEFSDHSPCLIDLACPLPQAGTKPFKFQNFLPQHPSFLQVVETAWFQSGSVATDLSTLGFKIKGLKRVMKTLARDKFSDIQKRVISTNSLLKDVQVQCLNQPNEGNFQAEKDLITHWTFLRGVEEAFFKQKSRINWLRLGDQNTLFFMRVAAARNSYNPIRSLQLPCGLLVTDSIELCEIALAHFQSILSPVHLPPLSSPFHWFLELLPFRCSPVQQTILSSLPDTTEIAKTILKLNPNKSPGPDGFTSAFFKSS
- the LOC106350842 gene encoding zinc-finger homeodomain protein 9-like produces the protein MLEVGAMDMTPKSPEPESETPTRIQPAKPISFSNGIIKRHHHTLTVTYKECLKNHAAAIGGHALDGCGEFMPSPSSTPSDPTSLKCAACGCHRNFHRRDPDDTSLTSAVPPPSLPPSSTTAAIEYQPHHRHHPPPPAPPLPRSPTSSSPPPISSSYMLLALSGNNKPGGNSLPFSDLNFAANNLSTHHHHHNHNHHTPGSRKRFRTKFSQTQKDKMHEFADRIGWKIQKRDEDEVRDFCRDVGVDKGVLKVWMHNNKNTFNTRRDQPFSGDTTVQKIDNGVAVSGGKNINNNNNNNNNNNAVDVGVHGGNGLEHDLHGGDGGRFESDSGGAAANGSSSTS